In one window of Zingiber officinale cultivar Zhangliang chromosome 11A, Zo_v1.1, whole genome shotgun sequence DNA:
- the LOC122031382 gene encoding uncharacterized protein LOC122031382, producing MSPYRIVYGKACHISVEIEHRAHWVVKACNLYSDTVGEERKLQLQELEEIRLEAYENSRIYKEKTKRFHDKQIEVKYFRIGDKVLLYRSRLKLIKGKLRSRWEGPYCVTNVFFYGVVEIQDMSTGRIFKVNGHRLKKFHEGVKGLVVEEMDHINAIYPIGVYT from the coding sequence ATGTCTCCATACAGGATTGTGTATGGAAAAGCTTGTCATATATCCGTGGAGATTGAGCATAGGGCGCATTGGGTGGTTAAAGCATGCAATCTTTATAGTGACACGGTTGGAGAAGAAAGGAAATTGCAACTTCAAGAACTTGAAGAGATTAGATTGGAAGCCTATGAGAACTCACGGATTTATAAAGAAAAGACCAAGAGATTTCATGACAAACAAATTGAGGTGAAATACTTCCGAATTGGTGACAAAGTACTTCTATATCGATCTCGTCTCAAATTGATTAAAGGTAAGTTGAGATCTAGATGGGAAGGACCTTATTGTGTTACTAATGTTTTCTTTTATGGAGTGGTTGAGATCCAGGATATGTCTACTGGCCGGATCTTCAAAGTGAATGGACATAGGCTTAAAAAGTTTCATGAAGGAGTTAAGGGCTTGGTGGTGGAGGAAATGGACCATATTAATGCTATCTACcctattggagtgtatacttaa
- the LOC122030869 gene encoding thaumatin-like protein: MEFRLTSLSCFLLSVLVLVNAGLSSAASLAFYNKCRETVWPGIQPSAGKPVLARGGFQLLPNQAYSVSLPDGWSGRVWGRQGCDFHPANGRGRCATGDCGGSLFCNGLGGAPPATLAEITLGDGRAQDFYDVSLVDGYNLGMSMTPFRGSSGRCGRAGCVSDLNEVCPAGLAVRGGSDNRVVACKSACSAFGSPRYCCTGSFGGPQQCKPTAYSRLFKAACPRAYSYAYDDPTSILTCTGASYLITFCPQR, encoded by the coding sequence ATGGAGTTCCGCCTCACATCGCTCTCGTGCTTTCTCCTTTCTGTTTTAGTCCTCGTCAATGCTGGCTTGTCATCGGCCGCCTCGCTCGCCTTCTACAACAAGTGCCGGGAGACTGTGTGGCCGGGCATCCAACCCAGCGCTGGCAAGCCAGTTCTCGCCCGCGGTGGCTTTCAGCTTCTTCCCAACCAGGCTTATTCCGTCAGTCTCCCCGACGGCTGGTCTGGCCGAGTCTGGGGCCGCCAGGGCTGCGACTTCCACCCCGCCAATGGACGCGGCCGCTGCGCCACCGGCGACTGCGGTGGTTCTCTCTTCTGCAATGGCCTCGGCGGCGCGCCGCCTGCGACACTGGCGGAGATCACCCTTGGTGACGGCCGCGCTCAGGATTTCTACGACGTCAGCCTTGTGGACGGCTACAACCTCGGCATGTCAATGACGCCCTTCCGCGGGAGCAGCGGGCGGTGCGGCCGTGCCGGATGCGTCAGCGACCTGAATGAGGTCTGCCCCGCGGGCCTGGCAGTGCGCGGCGGCAGCGACAACCGCGTAGTCGCATGCAAGAGCGCTTGCTCCGCCTTCGGATCCCCGCGGTACTGCTGCACCGGCAGCTTCGGGGGCCCGCAGCAGTGCAAACCCACGGCTTACTCGAGGTTGTTCAAGGCAGCGTGCCCCCGAGCCTACTCCTACGCCTACGATGACCCCACCAGCATTCTCACCTGCACCGGCGCCAGCTACCTCATCACTTTTTGCCCTCAGCGCTAG